One Triticum dicoccoides isolate Atlit2015 ecotype Zavitan chromosome 4B, WEW_v2.0, whole genome shotgun sequence genomic window carries:
- the LOC119291874 gene encoding catalase-1 — MDPYKYRPSSSFNAPMWSTNSGAPVWNNDNSLTVGSRGPILLEDYHLVEKIADFDRERIPERVVHARGASAKGFFEVTHDVSHLTCADFLRAPGVQTPVIVRFSTVIHERGSPETLRDPRGFAIKFYTREGNWDLVGNNFPVFFIRDGMKFPDMVHALKPNPKTHIQENWRILDFFSHHPESLHMFTFLFDDIGVPADYRHMDGSGVNTYTLVNRAGKAHYVKFHWKPTCGVKSLLEEEAVTVGGTNHSHATKDLTDSIAAGNYPEWTFYIQTIDPDHEERFDFDPLDVTKTWPEDVVPLQPVGRLVLNRNIDNFFSENEQLAFCPGIIVPGVYYSDDKLLQTRIFSYSDTQRHRLGPNYLLLPANAPKCSHHNNHYDGLMNFMHRDEEVDYFPSRFDPAKHAPRYPIPSRTLNGRREKMVIEKENNFKQPGERYRSMDPARQERFINRWIDALSDPRLTHEIKAIWLSYWSQADKSLGQKLASRLSSKPSM, encoded by the exons ATGGACCCCTACAAG TACCGGCCGTCGAGCTCCTTCAACGCCCCGATGTGGAGCACCAACTCCGGCGCGCCCGTCTGGAACAACGACAACTCCCTCACCGTCGGATCCCGAG GTCCGATCCTGCTGGAGGACTACCACCTGGtggagaagatcgccgacttcgacCGTGAGCGCATCCCGGAGCGGGTGGTACACGCCCGGGGCGCCAGCGCCAAGGGCTTCTTCGAGGTCACCCACGACGTCTCCCACCTGACCTGCGCcgacttcctccgcgcgccgggggTGCAGACCCCCGTCATAGTGCGCTTCTCCACCGTGATCCACGAGCGCGGCTCCCCCGAGACGCTCCGCGACCCGCGCGGCTTCGCCATCAAGTTCTACACCCGGGAGGGCAACTGGGACCTGGTGGGCAACAACTTCCCCGTCTTCTTCATCCGCGACGGCATGAAGTTCCCGGACATGGTGCACGCGCTCAAGCCCAACCCCAAGACCCACATCCAGGAGAACTGGCGGATCCTCGACTTCTTCTCCCACCACCCGGAGTCGCTCCACATGTTCACCTTCCTCTTCGACGACATCGGCGTGCCCGCCGACTACCGCCACATGGACGGCTCCGGCGTCAACACCTACACGCTGGTGAACCGCGCCGGCAAGGCGCACTACGTCAAGTTCCACTGGAAGCCCACCTGCGGCGTCAAGTcgctgctggaggaggaggcggtcaCGGTGGGCGGCACCAACCACAGCCACGCCACCAAGGACCTCACCGACTCCATCGCCGCCGGCAACTACCCGGAGTGGACCTTCTACATCCAGACCATCGACCCGGACCACGAGGAGCGGTTCGACTTCGACCCGCTGGACGTGACCAAGACGTGGCCCGAGGACGTGGTGCCGCTGCAGCCCGTGGGGCGGCTGGTGCTGAACCGCAACATCGACAACTTCTTCTCGGAGAACGAGCAGCTGGCCTTCTGCCCCGGGATCATCGTCCCCGGGGTGTACTACTCGGACGACAAGCTGCTGCAGACGAGGATCTTCTCCTACTCCGACACGCAGCGCCACCGGCTGGGGCCCAACTACCTGCTGCTGCCGGCCAACGCGCCCAAGTGCTCCCACCACAACAACCACTACGACGGGCTCATGAACTTCATGCACCGCGACGAGGAGGTCGACTACTTCCCCTCAAGGTTCGACCCCGCCAAGCACGCGCCCCGCTACCCCATCCCCTCCCGCACCCTCAACGGCCGCCGCGAGAAG ATGGTGATCGAGAAGGAGAACAACTTCAAGCAGCCCGGGGAGAGGTACCGCTCCATGGACCCGGCAAG GCAAGAGCGATTCATCAACAGATGGATCGACGCGCTGTCGGACCCCCGCCTCACCCATGAGATCAAGGCCATCTGGCTCTCCTACTGGTCTCAG GCTGACAAGTCTCTCGGCCAGAAGCTCGCGAGCCGTCTCAGCTCCAAGCCGAGCATGTAA